The following is a genomic window from Vibrio cyclitrophicus.
AACCATGCTGCCGCTAATGGCGAAAGCGCCAAAGGTTGTTAATGCTGCCTTGGGTCAAAAGTGGATACAAACCGCAACAGCGAAAACGGTTGGTTATGTTGATGCACCACTGATGTCGGTGCCTACACTTAAAAATCGCCTAGCGAGCAAAGAGCTGCAACTGTTCGATCTTCAATATCTAGAAGGGCTCTCTTCTGAGCAGAAGAAACAGCACGTGTTGATCGTTCAAGACCCGTTTACTAGCTTCTATGATGCAGAAGTTGTTGAAGACTTCGTTACTCTGGCTCAAAAGCTTGGTAAAACCCCTGTGTTACTGCCATTCAAGCCGAATGGTAAAGCACTGCATATCAAAGGCTTCTTAAGCCGTTTTGCTCGTGAAGCTAAATCGACCTCTGATTTCTTGTCGATGGTGGCTGATATCGGCATTCCTTTAGTGGGTGTCGACCCTGCACTAGTGCTTTGCTACCGTGATGAATATGTCGAGATCTTAGCTGATAAACGTGGTGATTTTGATGTACTGACAGTCCATGAATGGTTACTGCCATCGTTAGGTGATTTTGAAGCGCGCTCTGCAAGTGAAGAAGTTTGGTACTTGTTTGCTCACTGTACTGAGAAAACCAAAATGCCGAACGCAGAAAAAGAGTGGGGCACTATTTTCAAGCACTTTGGTGCTGCGTTAACCAGTGTTCCTGTCGGCTGTTGTGGTATGGCGGGTACTTTTGGCCACGAAGTGGATAAGCTACAAATGTCGAAAGACATATACGGTTTAAGCTGGAAGCCTCAAATGCAGGACTTACCAAAAGATCGTTGCTTGGTGACAGGTTATTCCTGCCGCAGCCAAGTGAAGCGTTTTGAGGGTGAGAAGCTTGCCCACCCATTACAGGCGCTTGCCAAAATTCTTTAAACTATTTAGCCCAGCAATTGCTGGGCTTTTTTCTAAACTAACAATGGAATTGTTAATAAGGAAAGCTATGAGATTTCTAGAGTTAAAACTCCCACCCGTTGCTCTGTTTATATTGGTATTCATCGCATCTTATTTTAGTGCTCATCAGATGAGTGCAGGAATGGTGTTATTACCTTACAAGTTCATCGTTTTAGGGCTCGGAATTGCTTTGAGTGGCGTAGTTGGGTTGGCAGGTATATGGGAGTTTCGAAAACAGAAAACCACCGTTAACCCGATTAAAATTGAAACCGCTTCTTCAGTTGTGGACAGTGGCATTTTTGGCTACACACGCAACCCTATGTATCTAGGGTTATTCATACTACTGTTTTGCTTTGGCTATTTCTTCCAAAACCTGTTCAGTGTTTTATTCAGTTTTGTATTCGTAGTTTATATGAATCAGTTCCAGATTAAGCCAGAAGAGCGCGCTCTAGAGCAATTATTCGGAGCTGAATATGTTGATTACAAACAAAAGGTTAGGCGCTGGATTTAGTTTTGACTTGAGTGTCTTCGTGTAGTTAGGGATCGTACTAAAAAAGCCCAGCTTGAGGATATCAAGCTGGGCTTTATTGATCTTGTTCTAGAGCTATTTACATCGAGATGTGTAAACAAGAGTGCTGATTAAGCAGCAGCTGCGAACTGAGCTAGAAACATCTCTTTACGCTCGTTGAAGCGGTTTACTAGGTCGTCTACAGAAGCTTGGTCGTATGGCTTAAGGCCACTTGCAACCATACGCTTCACGCCTTTACCGACAACTTCGCCGTCTTCTTTAAAGTCAAAATTCAGTGTCACGATGCCACGCTTGCCTTCAACATCAAAAGTCGCACCTGAGAATTCAACTTCTGGGTGAGATAGGTTTAGGCGAGTAAATTCAACTTCCATGCTCTCGTAAATCACAAGAGGGCGTTGGCAGTTGATCATCATCTGTTGCTCTTCCATAAGAGGAACCATGATGTGTGGGAAGTTCATACCAGAGAACTTAACGTAGTTTGTTACTACGTGTTCGATGAATGCTTGATCGTGGCTCTTTTCACCTTCACAAGACATGTGTAGGTACTCTTTGCCTTTCTCGTCAACCAGTGAGCTTTCTTTCTCACACTTGTTGTCAACGCTAAGCGCAATACCGTTCCCCACCATACCAGAAAAGTCAAAACGCATTTTTTGGCTGATGCCTTCTTTTTGTAGAAGCACTGCAAACAAAAGATCGCCAGGCACGCAGAAGCGCTTGTTGTCTTCATCGTGAATTGGGTTGAAGTCAGCGGCTACTTTTTTAGCAAAGTGGCTAGCTTGTTCACGAGTGAATTGAAATTGATTGTCTTCAGTTGAAAAGTAAGGTGTCAGAAACATAGTATCGCTATTAGTCATCAAATCTGGGGTGGATTATAGCTAACTAACTTCGTTCTAATGGTCTATCCAGTTAACTTTGCTTATATATCAGTCAATTAGATAAATACGTTGGATGGTATGTGACGATTTTAAGGGAGATATGGCCTTTGGCTCAATGCAACAAGGGCCAATTAATAGCCCTTGTTTATATGATACTTTAATTAGTGTCGACTAAAGTATTTTAAGTACTAGAAACTGCACAAAGTACCTTCTGGCATTAAGTGGTTATGAACGGATAATTTGAGTAACAGGTTAGCTTGCTCAATATCTGGAGCAAAATATCGGTCTTTGTCGTAGAAACTCACTTTCTCACGCAGAATCTGCTTCGCCTCTTCCACACGAGGAGAAGATAGATTAGGCGCTCGGAAGTCTAGCCCTTGTGCTGCTGCTAAATATTCTACTGCCAATATTCCACGGGTGTTTTCAGCCATGTATCTAAGCCTACGCGCGGCAAAGGTGGCCATTGATACGTGGTCTTCTTGGTTGGCAGAAGTAGGTAGGCTGTCTATTGACGCCGGATGAGCCAAGGTTTTGTTCTCACTTGCCAATGCTGCAGAGGTAACCTGAGCAATCATAAAGCCAGAGTTCACGCCGCCGTTATCGACCAAGAAAGGTGGAAGTTTGCTTAGCGCGCTATCGATTAGCAGTGCCATTCTTCGTTCTGACAAGCTGCCTATCTCAGCGATTGCTAGTGCCAGGTTATCGGCTGCCATTGCGACGGGTTCGGCGTGGAAATTACCACCTGAAATGATGTCACCATCGTCAGCGAAAACCAGCGGGTTGTCGGATACTGAGTTCGCTTCAACATTTAAAATTTCAGCTGAATTGCGAATCTGCTGTAAGCAGGCACCCATCACTTGAGGCTGACAACGCAGCGAGTAAGGGTCTTGAACCTTTTCGCAGCAAGTATGTGATTCACCAATCTCACTCTTTTGATCAAGCATGTGACGGTAAGCAAGTGCTGCATCCATTTGGCCACGATGACCACGAACGCGGTGTATACGAGGGTCAAACGGACGACGACTACCTAGCGCTGCTTCTACAGACATCGCACCACACACGGTTGCAGACGCAAACAAGTCTTCAGCTGCGAACAGACCTTCTAATGCAAAGGCGGTTGATGCTTGTGTGCCGTTTAACAGCGCCAAACCTTCTTTAGGTGCTAGTGTGATAGGCTCCAAGCCAGCGATTTGCATTGCTTCTAAGCCTGTGATGATTTTTCCGTTGTGACGTGCTTGGCCTTCACCTAGCAGAACGGTACTCATGTGTGCAAGGGGAGCGAGATCTCCAGATGCACCAACTGATCCTTTCTGTGGAACACATGGGTAAACTTGTGCGTTCACTAGATCGATAAGAGCGTTGATGACCTTGAGTCGGATACCTGAATAGCCACGAGACAAGCTGTTAATCTTGAGCACCATCATCAAACGCACAGTTTCATCAGACATGAATTTGCCAATGCCCGCCGCGTGAGAAAGTACGATACTTTTCTGCAGTACTTCGAGATCTTCAGGCGCAATTTTGGTATTTGCTAGCAAGCCAAAACCCGTGTTGATGCCATACACAGTACGATCTTCAGCAATCACTTGTTCGACAACGTGCATGCTCGCTTCAATATCAGGAATGGCTGCAGGATCGAGCGATAAGTTTACAGGGCTACGGCTAATCTTACGCAGTTCAGGTAGGCCTAGAAGTCCTGGTTTAAGTAATAAATTCAACATGTTTTCTCCAGACATTAAAGGCGACGAAGTTCTTCG
Proteins encoded in this region:
- a CDS encoding methyltransferase family protein translates to MRFLELKLPPVALFILVFIASYFSAHQMSAGMVLLPYKFIVLGLGIALSGVVGLAGIWEFRKQKTTVNPIKIETASSVVDSGIFGYTRNPMYLGLFILLFCFGYFFQNLFSVLFSFVFVVYMNQFQIKPEERALEQLFGAEYVDYKQKVRRWI
- a CDS encoding DUF3581 domain-containing protein, which translates into the protein MFLTPYFSTEDNQFQFTREQASHFAKKVAADFNPIHDEDNKRFCVPGDLLFAVLLQKEGISQKMRFDFSGMVGNGIALSVDNKCEKESSLVDEKGKEYLHMSCEGEKSHDQAFIEHVVTNYVKFSGMNFPHIMVPLMEEQQMMINCQRPLVIYESMEVEFTRLNLSHPEVEFSGATFDVEGKRGIVTLNFDFKEDGEVVGKGVKRMVASGLKPYDQASVDDLVNRFNERKEMFLAQFAAAA
- the hutH gene encoding histidine ammonia-lyase; translated protein: MLNLLLKPGLLGLPELRKISRSPVNLSLDPAAIPDIEASMHVVEQVIAEDRTVYGINTGFGLLANTKIAPEDLEVLQKSIVLSHAAGIGKFMSDETVRLMMVLKINSLSRGYSGIRLKVINALIDLVNAQVYPCVPQKGSVGASGDLAPLAHMSTVLLGEGQARHNGKIITGLEAMQIAGLEPITLAPKEGLALLNGTQASTAFALEGLFAAEDLFASATVCGAMSVEAALGSRRPFDPRIHRVRGHRGQMDAALAYRHMLDQKSEIGESHTCCEKVQDPYSLRCQPQVMGACLQQIRNSAEILNVEANSVSDNPLVFADDGDIISGGNFHAEPVAMAADNLALAIAEIGSLSERRMALLIDSALSKLPPFLVDNGGVNSGFMIAQVTSAALASENKTLAHPASIDSLPTSANQEDHVSMATFAARRLRYMAENTRGILAVEYLAAAQGLDFRAPNLSSPRVEEAKQILREKVSFYDKDRYFAPDIEQANLLLKLSVHNHLMPEGTLCSF